One stretch of Segatella copri DNA includes these proteins:
- a CDS encoding bifunctional 3,4-dihydroxy-2-butanone-4-phosphate synthase/GTP cyclohydrolase II: MSEIKLNSIEDAVKDFKEGKFVIVVDDEDRENEGDLIIAAEKIDAEKVNFMLKHARGVLCAPITLSRCDELDLPHQVSENTSVLGTPFTITVDKLEGCSTGVSAHDRAETIKALADPNSTPQTFGRPGHINPLYAQDNGVLRRSGHTEAAIDLCKMAGLYPAGALMEIMNEDGTMARLPELMKMAQEWNLKVISIKDMIEYRLKKESLIEVGEEVDMPTEYGHFRLIPFRQSSNGLEHMALIKGEWKEDEPILVRVHSSCATGDILGSKRCDCGQQLHKAMQMIDEAGKGVVVYMQQEGRGIGLMNKIAAYKLQEEGYDTVDANTHLGFKPDERDYGCGAQMLRHLGVHKMRLLTNNPVKRVGLEAYGLEIVENVPIEVVPNKYNERYLKTKRDRMGHTLHLG, encoded by the coding sequence ATGTCAGAAATCAAATTAAATAGCATCGAAGATGCTGTAAAAGACTTCAAGGAAGGAAAGTTCGTCATTGTTGTAGATGATGAAGACCGCGAAAACGAAGGCGACCTCATCATTGCCGCAGAGAAGATAGACGCAGAAAAAGTAAACTTCATGCTGAAACACGCAAGAGGTGTACTCTGTGCCCCTATCACCCTGAGCCGCTGCGATGAGCTCGACTTGCCTCATCAGGTTTCAGAGAACACCTCAGTATTGGGTACACCATTCACCATAACCGTAGACAAACTGGAAGGCTGTTCTACCGGTGTTTCTGCACACGACCGTGCCGAAACCATCAAAGCACTTGCCGACCCGAATTCTACCCCGCAGACTTTTGGCAGACCGGGTCACATCAATCCGCTCTACGCACAAGATAACGGTGTGTTAAGAAGAAGCGGACACACAGAAGCTGCCATCGATCTTTGTAAAATGGCAGGCCTCTATCCAGCAGGCGCACTTATGGAAATCATGAATGAAGACGGCACCATGGCACGTCTGCCAGAACTGATGAAGATGGCACAGGAATGGAACCTCAAGGTTATTTCTATCAAAGACATGATAGAATACCGACTCAAGAAAGAATCACTCATCGAAGTGGGCGAAGAGGTTGACATGCCTACAGAATACGGCCACTTCCGCCTCATTCCGTTCCGCCAGTCTAGCAATGGTCTGGAACACATGGCACTCATCAAGGGAGAATGGAAAGAAGACGAGCCTATCCTGGTCCGTGTTCACTCTTCTTGCGCTACTGGCGACATTCTGGGCAGCAAGCGTTGCGACTGCGGTCAGCAGCTCCACAAGGCCATGCAGATGATAGACGAGGCAGGAAAGGGAGTTGTTGTCTACATGCAGCAGGAAGGACGCGGCATCGGTCTGATGAACAAGATTGCAGCCTACAAGCTTCAGGAAGAAGGCTACGATACCGTTGACGCCAATACCCATCTCGGTTTCAAGCCAGACGAGCGCGACTATGGTTGCGGTGCACAGATGCTCCGTCATCTCGGTGTACACAAAATGCGTCTGCTCACCAACAATCCGGTAAAGCGCGTAGGTCTCGAAGCATACGGTTTGGAAATCGTAGAAAATGTACCTATCGAAGTTGTACCAAACAAGTACAATGAGCGTTATCTCAAGACCAAGAGAGACCGCATGGGGCACACTTTGCACCTCGGATAA
- a CDS encoding energy transducer TonB, with amino-acid sequence MAKIDLYDPKWVDMVFAGKNKEYGAYQLRKGTSGRNIKALLILVIAAALVGGFLAWKVIEQKQAEEQQAYMEAMELAKLQQQAKKEEKKKEPVKPKVEMKKEIPVARETQKFTAPVIKKDELVKEENQVKQMDKLDDKVAVGTENKEGVKDRTVEAVRNDIAVAAPPPPPAPKPEVATKVFDVVEEMPSFPGGQGALMSYLASNIKYPVVAQENGVQGRVIVSFVVERDGSISDVRVARSVDPSLDREAQRVVKSMPRWKPGKQNGSAVRVKYTVPVVFRLQ; translated from the coding sequence ATGGCAAAAATTGATCTTTACGATCCTAAATGGGTCGATATGGTTTTCGCCGGAAAGAACAAGGAGTATGGTGCATACCAGCTCCGTAAGGGTACTTCTGGCCGAAACATCAAGGCTCTGCTTATCTTGGTCATTGCTGCAGCTCTCGTGGGTGGTTTTTTAGCTTGGAAGGTTATTGAACAGAAACAGGCTGAAGAGCAGCAAGCATATATGGAAGCTATGGAGTTGGCTAAACTCCAGCAGCAGGCTAAGAAGGAAGAAAAGAAGAAGGAGCCAGTGAAGCCTAAGGTTGAAATGAAAAAGGAGATTCCTGTGGCTCGCGAAACTCAGAAGTTTACCGCACCTGTCATTAAGAAGGATGAACTCGTAAAAGAGGAAAACCAGGTTAAGCAGATGGATAAACTGGATGACAAAGTTGCAGTCGGTACTGAAAACAAGGAAGGTGTGAAGGACCGTACAGTTGAAGCTGTAAGAAATGATATTGCAGTGGCAGCTCCACCTCCACCACCAGCACCAAAACCTGAGGTTGCTACTAAGGTCTTCGACGTCGTAGAGGAGATGCCTTCATTCCCTGGTGGACAAGGCGCCCTGATGTCTTACCTTGCAAGCAACATCAAGTATCCTGTCGTTGCACAGGAGAATGGTGTACAGGGTCGTGTTATCGTATCATTCGTGGTAGAACGTGATGGTTCTATCTCTGATGTTAGGGTAGCTCGTTCCGTAGACCCTTCACTTGACCGTGAAGCACAGCGTGTCGTTAAGAGCATGCCTAGGTGGAAACCTGGTAAGCAAAACGGTTCTGCTGTACGTGTTAAGTATACTGTACCAGTTGTATTTAGATTGCAGTAA
- a CDS encoding LptF/LptG family permease: MLRIKKLDIFIAKQFGLLFMGTFFICQFVLMMQFLWRYIDELIGKGLTMDVMAQFFWYMGLMLVPQALPLAILLSSLMTFGNLGESSELTAIKAAGISLMQAFRSLIVITVIIMFGSFYFQNNVGPKSNMKLAQLLISMKQKSPELEIPEGIFYDGIPNCNLYVQKKDLKTGKLYGIMIYRMTDSYEDAAIILADSGMLQSTAEKKHLVLSLYSGEWFENMQSSALANTAAVPYRRETFVSKKIILDFDGDFSMTDAASLSGNAKGKSLEKINNDIDSLNQLYDSIGRIYLNEANARFYGGAQRINKKDSLKEIKKGEKLIFDTLYNKLPQDKKLMAVNQAQSTVQQELSDLDFKSMSTSDADYMIRQHKIEAINKFTLALSCLIFFFIGAPLGAIIRKGGLGFPVVISVLVFIVFFILDNTGYRMSRSGMWAIWFGKGLAPAVLTPLAIFVTYKATNDSSVFNMDVYKEFFMKLLGLRQKRHYFGKEVIITDPDYQADAEKLERINQDITLYNKEHKLVHLPNVINVFFKYEPDHEIERINAELEEVIEDLTNTANKYILHDMNQYPVLSVKAHTRPFERKWLNIIAAIIFPVGTLLYLRMWRFRLRLFRDLKVISQTNTDILHRIKEQKK, from the coding sequence ATGCTTAGAATTAAGAAATTAGACATATTTATTGCCAAGCAGTTTGGTCTCCTTTTCATGGGAACTTTCTTCATCTGCCAGTTTGTGCTGATGATGCAGTTCTTGTGGAGATATATTGATGAACTCATCGGTAAGGGACTCACGATGGACGTGATGGCTCAATTCTTCTGGTACATGGGCCTGATGCTCGTACCGCAGGCCCTGCCATTGGCTATTCTCCTGTCTTCACTCATGACGTTCGGTAATCTCGGCGAGAGTTCGGAACTTACAGCCATCAAGGCTGCCGGCATTTCACTGATGCAAGCTTTCCGCTCACTCATTGTCATCACCGTCATCATCATGTTTGGCTCATTCTATTTTCAGAACAATGTGGGACCTAAGTCGAACATGAAACTGGCACAACTTCTGATTTCTATGAAACAGAAAAGCCCGGAGCTGGAAATTCCGGAAGGAATCTTCTATGATGGTATTCCAAACTGCAACCTTTATGTGCAGAAGAAGGATTTGAAAACCGGAAAGCTTTACGGCATCATGATTTACCGCATGACCGACAGCTATGAAGATGCCGCCATCATATTGGCAGATTCTGGCATGCTCCAGAGTACAGCAGAAAAGAAGCATCTTGTTCTGAGTCTCTACAGTGGAGAATGGTTTGAGAACATGCAAAGCAGTGCACTTGCCAATACTGCTGCCGTACCATACAGACGAGAGACTTTCGTTTCCAAGAAAATCATTCTCGACTTTGACGGAGACTTCAGTATGACCGATGCAGCTTCGCTTTCAGGAAATGCAAAGGGTAAAAGTCTGGAGAAAATCAACAATGACATCGATTCGCTCAACCAATTATATGATTCTATCGGAAGAATTTACCTGAACGAAGCCAACGCGAGATTCTATGGAGGTGCACAGCGCATCAACAAGAAGGACTCTCTCAAAGAAATCAAGAAGGGCGAAAAACTCATTTTCGACACCTTATATAATAAGTTGCCACAGGACAAGAAACTCATGGCGGTAAACCAGGCACAGTCTACCGTACAACAGGAGCTTTCTGACCTTGATTTCAAATCGATGTCAACGAGCGATGCAGACTACATGATAAGACAGCACAAGATTGAGGCTATCAACAAGTTCACCTTAGCCCTTTCGTGTCTCATATTCTTCTTTATCGGAGCGCCATTAGGAGCCATCATCCGAAAAGGAGGACTGGGTTTCCCTGTCGTCATCTCCGTACTTGTGTTCATCGTCTTCTTTATCCTCGACAATACAGGATACAGAATGTCAAGAAGCGGCATGTGGGCCATCTGGTTCGGTAAAGGTCTTGCACCGGCAGTATTGACGCCTTTGGCTATCTTCGTAACCTACAAGGCAACCAATGACTCTTCCGTATTCAATATGGATGTTTACAAAGAGTTCTTCATGAAACTGCTCGGTTTACGACAGAAACGCCATTACTTCGGCAAGGAAGTCATCATCACCGACCCGGACTATCAGGCGGATGCAGAGAAACTGGAAAGAATAAACCAAGACATCACCTTATATAATAAGGAACACAAACTGGTTCATCTTCCAAACGTCATCAATGTATTCTTCAAATACGAGCCTGACCATGAGATAGAAAGAATCAATGCAGAATTGGAAGAGGTAATAGAAGATTTGACCAACACCGCCAACAAGTATATCCTGCACGACATGAACCAATATCCGGTTCTTTCTGTCAAGGCACATACACGCCCATTCGAGCGGAAATGGCTCAACATCATTGCAGCCATCATTTTCCCAGTGGGCACACTACTATATTTGAGAATGTGGCGATTCCGACTGCGCTTGTTCCGTGACCTCAAGGTCATCAGTCAGACCAATACGGACATCCTCCATCGGATTAAAGAACAGAAAAAGTAA
- a CDS encoding ExbD/TolR family protein: protein MGKVKIKKSDIWIDMTPMSDVMTLLLTFFMLTSTFVKNEPVKVNTPGSVSEIKVPENGVLTILVSPEKDKAGNPTGEGQVFMSIDNTDQLGATLSTMTGAFGVSLNPKQIETFKSEGLFGVPMGDLSTYLTMNASKRPQYLQTKGIPLDSIKGGMSEFQQWVDAARNVNEDIKIALKADASTPYKTVKRVMNELQDMDESHYYMITQLKQQGDE, encoded by the coding sequence ATGGGTAAAGTAAAAATTAAGAAGAGTGACATCTGGATCGACATGACGCCTATGTCAGACGTTATGACCCTGCTGCTTACCTTCTTCATGCTCACCTCTACTTTCGTAAAGAATGAGCCAGTTAAGGTAAATACACCAGGTTCTGTGTCTGAGATTAAGGTGCCAGAGAACGGTGTCTTGACCATCTTGGTTAGTCCTGAAAAGGACAAGGCTGGTAATCCTACCGGCGAGGGCCAAGTATTTATGAGTATTGATAATACTGATCAGTTGGGAGCTACACTGAGCACAATGACAGGAGCATTCGGCGTGTCATTGAACCCAAAACAGATTGAGACATTCAAGAGCGAGGGTTTGTTCGGCGTACCTATGGGCGACTTGAGTACTTATCTGACAATGAACGCTTCTAAGCGTCCACAGTATCTCCAGACTAAAGGTATTCCTCTCGACAGTATTAAGGGCGGTATGAGCGAGTTCCAGCAGTGGGTTGACGCAGCTCGTAACGTAAACGAAGACATCAAGATTGCCCTGAAGGCAGATGCTTCTACACCTTACAAGACCGTTAAGAGAGTGATGAACGAACTCCAGGATATGGACGAGAGTCATTACTATATGATTACACAGTTAAAACAACAGGGGGACGAATAA
- a CDS encoding MotA/TolQ/ExbB proton channel family protein, whose translation MATTKQAAPAKKSEGFQGVRGAFWIIVVCAIIAFTLFFTWFGNDMHFQDPGVQDHPADIWGTIYKGGVIVPVIHTLLLTVLAMTIERWLALKTATGTGALPKFVANIKAALNANDFAKAEQLCNKQRGTVANVVMASLNAYKSMESGANASLKKAQKVAKIQQAHEEATQLEMPTLTMNLPIIATIVTLGTLTGLLGTVTGMIKSFQAMGEGGGADSAALSVGISEALINTAFGILTSWCAVVSYNTFTNKVDKLTYALDEVGYSIAQTYEANHAEEA comes from the coding sequence ATGGCAACTACAAAACAAGCAGCCCCAGCTAAGAAGTCTGAGGGCTTTCAGGGAGTAAGAGGCGCATTCTGGATCATCGTGGTATGTGCTATCATCGCATTCACATTGTTCTTCACATGGTTCGGAAATGACATGCACTTCCAGGATCCAGGTGTACAGGATCACCCAGCAGACATTTGGGGTACTATCTACAAAGGTGGTGTAATCGTACCAGTTATCCACACATTGTTGCTCACAGTGTTGGCTATGACAATCGAGCGTTGGTTGGCTCTTAAGACCGCTACAGGTACAGGTGCTCTTCCTAAGTTCGTTGCAAACATCAAGGCAGCTTTGAACGCAAATGATTTCGCTAAGGCTGAGCAGCTCTGCAACAAGCAGCGCGGTACAGTAGCTAACGTTGTTATGGCTTCTTTGAACGCTTACAAGTCTATGGAGTCTGGTGCTAACGCATCTTTGAAGAAGGCTCAGAAGGTAGCTAAGATCCAGCAGGCTCACGAGGAGGCAACTCAGTTGGAGATGCCAACTTTGACAATGAACTTGCCTATCATCGCTACAATCGTAACACTTGGTACTTTGACTGGTCTTCTCGGTACTGTAACCGGTATGATCAAGTCATTCCAGGCCATGGGTGAAGGTGGTGGCGCTGACTCAGCAGCACTTTCTGTAGGTATTTCTGAGGCGTTGATCAACACCGCATTCGGTATCTTGACATCATGGTGTGCCGTTGTATCTTACAACACATTCACCAACAAGGTAGATAAGTTGACATACGCACTCGACGAGGTAGGTTACTCAATTGCTCAGACATACGAAGCTAACCACGCAGAAGAGGCTTAA
- a CDS encoding pyridoxal phosphate-dependent aminotransferase: protein MAQLSDRLNRLAPSATLAMSQKSSEMKAQGIDVINMSVGEPDFNTPDNIKQAAKKAIDENYSRYSPVPGYPDLRKAIVAKLKNENGLEYTTNEIIVGTGGKQCVCNAVLALVNPGDEVIIPAPYWVSYPQMVKLAGGTPIIVNAGFDQDFKMTAEQLENAITEKTKMLILCSPSNPTGSVYSKEELAALAEVLKKHPEVFVLADEIYEHINYIGKHHSIAQEPGMKEQVIIANGVSKAYAMTGWRIGFLAGPEWIIKGCNKLQGQYTSGTCSVSQKAAEAAYTLDQSAVEEMRVAFERRRNLIVKLAKEVPGLEVNMPQGAFYLFPKCNSYFGKSNGEKTINNSTDFAMYLLEEAHVATVGGDAFGDPDCFRMSYATSDENIVEAIKRIKEALGKLK from the coding sequence ATGGCACAATTATCTGATCGTTTAAACAGATTGGCACCTTCAGCAACGCTGGCGATGTCACAGAAGAGTAGTGAAATGAAAGCTCAAGGTATTGATGTAATCAACATGAGCGTAGGTGAACCAGACTTCAACACTCCTGACAATATTAAACAGGCAGCAAAGAAGGCTATTGACGAGAACTATTCCCGTTATTCACCAGTACCAGGTTATCCTGACTTGCGAAAAGCAATTGTAGCCAAATTAAAGAACGAGAATGGTTTGGAGTACACTACCAATGAAATAATCGTAGGTACTGGTGGTAAGCAGTGCGTCTGCAACGCAGTATTGGCACTCGTAAATCCAGGCGACGAGGTTATCATTCCTGCACCATATTGGGTAAGCTACCCACAGATGGTGAAATTGGCAGGAGGTACTCCGATCATTGTGAATGCCGGTTTCGACCAGGACTTTAAGATGACAGCAGAGCAGTTGGAGAATGCCATTACAGAGAAGACCAAGATGCTCATTCTCTGCTCTCCTAGCAACCCTACCGGTAGCGTATACTCTAAGGAAGAATTGGCTGCACTGGCAGAAGTACTCAAGAAGCATCCTGAAGTATTTGTGTTGGCAGATGAAATCTACGAACACATCAACTATATCGGCAAGCACCACAGCATTGCTCAGGAACCAGGCATGAAGGAGCAGGTTATCATTGCCAATGGTGTATCTAAGGCTTACGCTATGACAGGATGGAGAATCGGTTTCCTGGCTGGTCCGGAATGGATCATCAAGGGCTGCAACAAGCTCCAGGGACAGTATACCAGCGGTACATGTTCTGTAAGCCAGAAGGCAGCAGAAGCAGCCTACACACTCGACCAGAGTGCAGTAGAGGAAATGCGCGTAGCTTTCGAGCGCCGACGCAACCTGATTGTAAAGTTGGCTAAAGAGGTTCCAGGCCTTGAGGTAAACATGCCACAGGGTGCCTTCTATCTCTTCCCTAAGTGCAACAGCTACTTTGGCAAGAGCAATGGTGAGAAGACCATCAACAATTCAACCGACTTTGCCATGTACCTTCTCGAGGAAGCACATGTAGCCACCGTAGGTGGTGACGCATTCGGTGATCCAGACTGTTTCCGCATGAGCTATGCAACAAGCGACGAGAACATCGTTGAAGCTATCAAGCGCATCAAGGAAGCTTTGGGCAAGTTGAAATAA
- a CDS encoding helix-turn-helix domain-containing protein, translating to MKQQVYNLKEFAAKYQLKDIFGAYAAHIHTDVLTGSVLRDMASERTLFYKVLLVKSGSVKFEVVLGSESAEDEEHQLTTSDLLVVSPKHVYKFTEISEDFEAECVFVDEEISNDLVYHLSDDKLKAALDIFHMIRDIVRHQHIYKVEMIQSMVNVLKLLVSELPYDSLMSTRDLRHKKNVYEIFLHLLYRNFKSERQIRFYADKLNVSSAYLSRMVKEISGTTVNDHITSLLYKEICNQLKQSDMTMGEIADYLHFNDQSALTNFFKTRAGMTPLAYRNQYN from the coding sequence ATGAAGCAGCAAGTATATAACTTAAAAGAGTTTGCCGCTAAATACCAACTGAAGGACATATTTGGAGCCTATGCAGCTCATATTCATACAGATGTTTTAACTGGAAGTGTCCTGAGGGATATGGCGAGTGAACGAACACTTTTTTACAAGGTATTATTGGTAAAAAGCGGAAGTGTAAAGTTTGAAGTCGTCCTGGGATCTGAAAGTGCTGAGGACGAGGAACATCAGCTTACGACAAGTGATTTGCTTGTTGTATCGCCTAAGCATGTTTATAAGTTTACCGAAATTTCGGAAGATTTTGAGGCTGAATGTGTTTTTGTTGATGAAGAGATTTCTAATGATCTTGTTTATCATCTTTCTGACGATAAACTCAAGGCGGCTCTTGATATCTTTCATATGATTCGGGATATTGTGCGCCATCAGCATATTTATAAGGTAGAGATGATCCAGTCTATGGTGAATGTCTTGAAACTTCTGGTGTCAGAGTTGCCTTATGACAGCCTTATGTCGACCCGAGACTTGCGCCATAAAAAGAATGTGTACGAAATCTTTCTGCATTTGCTGTATCGCAATTTCAAGAGTGAGCGACAAATCCGATTTTATGCAGATAAACTGAATGTTTCTTCTGCTTATCTCTCCAGGATGGTAAAAGAAATATCGGGTACGACGGTCAATGATCATATTACCTCTCTTCTTTACAAAGAAATCTGTAATCAGCTGAAGCAGTCGGATATGACAATGGGTGAAATAGCTGATTATCTTCACTTTAACGACCAGAGTGCATTGACCAATTTCTTTAAAACAAGGGCTGGAATGACACCACTTGCTTATCGTAATCAATACAACTGA
- a CDS encoding tetratricopeptide repeat protein has product MKAIKYLVAGLLVMGLAAPAMAQDVNYKDMLKPIETTLKAGNADPKAFAKEIKEYQKEFKKDPKALVALGNLLAMNKNYDQANAVADAVIAKFKNYGDAYILKGDIYAMQDNGGEAATWYGQCMTMDPKNPQGYISYSNVYRKIDPQASAEALNKLREINPNYPIEAEAGHNFFSAGNYEKAYEYFSKAKPNTLEEYAQYEYAFTAYIVGKKEESLSLCESGIQKFPKDAAMQVLAMRAAVDVKNFESALQHANIVMNTDSIKKNASIVAYYGLALAGNKQYNEAIAQYQKALEMKADDPKPLQYISEAYKELGDEDKALEYNQQYMDKNPNAAPTDFMKLAEIYVNKAKKDPAKKIENIDKAISVYAKLAEKYPTLKPFAKLQEGNTAFQNELDDKAIAAYTEVINELEAKQCDEDELSYLKTSYQYMGFIYTYDKQDFDTAKPYWDKLLKLDPQNKLANDAYEKAGLKPGE; this is encoded by the coding sequence ATGAAAGCAATTAAATATTTAGTAGCAGGTTTGCTCGTCATGGGTTTGGCAGCACCTGCAATGGCACAGGATGTCAACTATAAGGACATGCTGAAACCTATAGAGACTACATTAAAGGCTGGTAATGCAGATCCTAAGGCTTTTGCCAAGGAAATCAAGGAATACCAGAAGGAGTTCAAAAAGGATCCTAAGGCATTGGTAGCTTTGGGCAACCTTCTTGCTATGAACAAGAACTATGATCAGGCTAACGCTGTTGCTGATGCTGTCATCGCTAAGTTCAAGAACTATGGTGACGCCTACATTCTGAAAGGCGATATCTATGCAATGCAGGACAATGGTGGTGAGGCTGCTACATGGTATGGTCAGTGTATGACAATGGATCCTAAGAATCCTCAGGGATATATCAGCTATTCTAACGTTTACCGTAAAATTGACCCACAGGCTAGTGCGGAAGCTTTGAACAAGCTGAGAGAAATCAACCCTAACTACCCTATCGAGGCAGAAGCAGGTCACAACTTCTTCAGCGCTGGCAACTACGAGAAGGCTTATGAGTATTTCTCAAAGGCTAAGCCAAACACACTTGAAGAGTATGCTCAGTACGAATATGCATTCACAGCTTATATCGTTGGTAAGAAGGAAGAAAGTTTGAGCCTTTGCGAAAGTGGTATCCAGAAGTTTCCTAAGGATGCAGCTATGCAGGTTTTGGCCATGCGCGCTGCTGTTGACGTAAAGAACTTTGAATCTGCTCTCCAGCATGCAAACATCGTAATGAATACCGATTCTATCAAGAAGAATGCTAGTATCGTTGCTTATTATGGTTTGGCTTTGGCTGGCAACAAGCAGTATAATGAGGCTATTGCTCAGTACCAGAAGGCATTGGAGATGAAGGCTGACGACCCTAAGCCATTGCAGTATATCTCTGAGGCTTACAAGGAATTGGGCGATGAAGACAAGGCATTGGAGTACAACCAGCAGTACATGGATAAGAATCCAAATGCTGCTCCTACAGACTTCATGAAGCTTGCTGAAATCTATGTAAACAAGGCTAAGAAAGATCCAGCCAAGAAGATTGAGAACATTGACAAGGCTATCAGCGTATACGCTAAGTTAGCAGAGAAATATCCTACATTGAAGCCATTTGCTAAGCTTCAGGAGGGTAACACTGCTTTCCAGAACGAGTTGGACGACAAGGCTATTGCTGCTTATACAGAAGTAATCAATGAGCTGGAAGCAAAGCAGTGTGATGAAGATGAGCTCAGCTACCTAAAGACATCTTACCAGTATATGGGCTTCATCTATACCTACGACAAGCAGGACTTCGACACAGCTAAGCCATACTGGGATAAACTTCTGAAGCTTGATCCACAGAACAAGTTGGCTAACGATGCTTACGAGAAGGCAGGTCTCAAGCCAGGTGAATAA
- a CDS encoding ExbD/TolR family protein — MAKKESKQKKMNVRVDFTPMVDMLMLLITFFMLCTSLSKPQTMELTMPSNDENTQEDQKNEAKASETVTLYVTADNKIYYGAGIPKYDDPTWIKETTWGSQGVRKVLREHATENGTRPVERIALAVKELNMDRQKNPKQYPDSIYQKKLSDLKAGNLKDGKIPTLTIVIKPTDNASYKNMVDALDEMQILNIGTYVIDKINGDDEKLLKSRNVKM; from the coding sequence ATGGCAAAGAAAGAAAGCAAACAAAAGAAAATGAATGTCCGCGTAGACTTTACGCCTATGGTGGATATGCTCATGCTGCTTATCACGTTCTTCATGCTGTGTACATCTTTGAGCAAACCTCAGACTATGGAGCTGACTATGCCAAGTAATGATGAGAATACTCAAGAAGATCAGAAGAACGAAGCTAAGGCTTCTGAAACTGTGACACTCTACGTAACAGCAGATAACAAGATTTATTATGGTGCTGGTATTCCTAAGTACGATGATCCAACATGGATCAAGGAGACTACATGGGGAAGCCAGGGCGTCCGTAAGGTCTTGAGAGAGCACGCTACAGAAAACGGCACACGCCCTGTAGAAAGAATCGCACTTGCTGTCAAGGAGTTGAACATGGACCGTCAGAAGAATCCTAAGCAGTATCCTGATAGCATCTATCAGAAGAAGTTGAGCGATTTGAAGGCTGGTAACTTGAAGGACGGAAAGATTCCTACTCTTACTATCGTCATCAAGCCTACAGATAATGCTTCATATAAGAATATGGTTGATGCACTCGATGAAATGCAGATTTTGAACATTGGTACGTATGTCATCGATAAGATTAACGGAGACGATGAGAAGCTTCTCAAGTCTAGAAACGTTAAGATGTAA
- a CDS encoding PstS family phosphate ABC transporter substrate-binding protein: protein MKRTSYIFLGIGLTVLSMAFFSSCGEKKAKDGRTDTPTSGTIEFVADESLSPIIDEERSQFEYEFPKAKLKPKYTDEVTGLQMIKDFKTALLFTTRNLKDSEIAYLKSKSNVIPSVFPIGYDGLAFIVNKQNNDTCITVKDIKRILTGKATKWSDIVKGSKRGNIEVIFDNTRSATTNYVVDSVLHGAKMGAKIMAAKTSKEVIDYVDQNPGSIGVIGSNWLNDRRDSTNTTFKKNIHVMSVSIKDKATPMNSWKPYQAYLLDGRYPFVRTLYAIVVDPHRALPWSFANYISGPRGQLILFKTGLLPYRGDITIKTVNVKR, encoded by the coding sequence ATGAAAAGAACATCTTATATTTTTTTAGGTATAGGATTAACAGTACTATCAATGGCTTTCTTCTCGTCATGTGGCGAGAAGAAAGCCAAAGATGGTAGAACTGATACTCCTACTTCAGGCACAATTGAATTTGTGGCTGACGAGAGTTTGAGTCCTATCATTGACGAAGAAAGAAGTCAGTTTGAGTATGAGTTCCCAAAAGCTAAACTCAAGCCGAAGTATACAGATGAAGTCACCGGACTTCAGATGATTAAAGATTTCAAAACAGCGCTTTTATTCACTACACGTAATTTGAAAGATAGTGAAATAGCCTACTTGAAGTCTAAAAGCAATGTAATTCCTTCTGTTTTCCCTATCGGTTACGATGGTTTAGCATTTATTGTAAACAAGCAAAACAATGATACTTGTATTACGGTAAAAGATATTAAACGTATCCTTACAGGTAAGGCAACTAAATGGAGTGATATTGTGAAAGGTTCAAAGAGAGGCAACATCGAAGTCATTTTCGACAATACCCGCTCTGCAACAACCAATTATGTAGTAGACTCTGTACTGCACGGAGCTAAAATGGGTGCTAAAATCATGGCCGCAAAAACAAGTAAAGAGGTTATCGACTATGTGGATCAGAACCCAGGCTCAATCGGTGTTATCGGATCTAACTGGTTGAATGACCGCAGAGATTCCACAAACACTACCTTCAAAAAGAATATTCATGTAATGTCGGTTTCTATCAAGGACAAGGCTACTCCAATGAATAGCTGGAAACCTTATCAGGCATACTTGCTTGATGGTAGATATCCGTTCGTTAGAACATTATACGCTATTGTAGTTGACCCTCACAGGGCATTGCCTTGGAGCTTCGCAAACTACATTTCAGGGCCAAGAGGTCAGCTCATCCTGTTCAAAACTGGTTTACTTCCATACAGAGGTGACATCACTATAAAGACCGTTAATGTAAAACGCTAA